The following proteins come from a genomic window of Actinomycetota bacterium:
- the ispF gene encoding 2-C-methyl-D-erythritol 2,4-cyclodiphosphate synthase produces the protein MRAGIGFDVHRYDAGRPLVLGGVELAGCPGLSGHSDADVLSHAIADALLGAACLGDLGTHFPDTDDRWKDIGGTALLRNVRDILAEARMRPVNVDATLLLEEPKIAPHAPAMRRNIAAALGLRTGEVSVKATTAEGLGTVGRREGAACMAVAMVESTTVA, from the coding sequence ATGAGGGCGGGAATCGGCTTCGACGTCCACCGCTATGACGCCGGACGCCCGCTGGTGCTCGGCGGGGTCGAGCTCGCCGGGTGCCCGGGGTTGTCCGGACACTCCGACGCCGACGTGCTGTCCCACGCGATAGCAGACGCTCTGCTGGGGGCCGCCTGTCTCGGGGACCTCGGCACCCACTTTCCGGACACCGACGACCGCTGGAAGGACATTGGGGGGACGGCTCTTCTTCGCAACGTCCGCGACATCCTGGCGGAGGCGCGGATGCGGCCGGTGAACGTGGACGCCACCCTGCTGCTGGAGGAGCCGAAGATCGCGCCGCATGCACCGGCGATGAGGCGCAACATCGCCGCGGCGCTCGGACTGCGGACCGGCGAGGTGAGCGTCAAGGCCACCACGGCGGAGGGACTCGGGACCGTCGGCCGCCGCGAGGGTGCCGCCTGCATGGCCGTGGCCATGGTCGAGTCCACGACCGTCGCCTAG